The Punica granatum isolate Tunisia-2019 chromosome 4, ASM765513v2, whole genome shotgun sequence genome has a window encoding:
- the LOC116205522 gene encoding polyadenylate-binding protein-interacting protein 11 isoform X1 produces the protein MAIVENSVVDLGRGFEKAPPPQLDPPDQDQAAYLPPRLDQQPPPLYGNHHSLQAGSNGHHNNHHVSAGGGGDKESNGGQLMGEKLNGDMRELQDLFSKLNPWAEEFVPPSLSNSNGVNGQHYSSNGSSLSNGGRNGQFNGGAGGRRKNYNQGKRRVNSRTSVAQREEIIRRTVYVSDIDQQVTEEQLAALFVNCGQVVDCRICGDPNSVLRFAFIEFTDEDGARAALNLSGTMLGFYPVRVLPSKTAIAPVNPTFLPRNEDEREMCTRTIYCTNIDKKVTLADVKLFFESLCGEVYRLRLLGDYHHSTRIAFVEFVMAESAILALNCSGVVLGSLPIRVSPSKTPVRPRAPRLPIH, from the exons ATGGCCATTGTCGAGAACTCCGTGGTGGATTTGGGCAGGGGCTTCGAGAAGGCTCCTCCACCGCAGCTTGACCCGCCCGATCAGGACCAGGCCGCTTACCTCCCGCCGCGCCTGGATCAGCAGCCGCCGCCGCTTTACGGCAACCACCACTCTCTCCAGGCTGGGTCCAACGGCCACCACAACAACCACCACGTTTCTGCCGGTGGCGGAGGGGACAAGGAGAGCAATGGGGGGCAGCTCATGGGCGAGAAGCTGAATGGGGACATGAGGGAGCTGCAGGACCTCTTCTCTAAGCTCAATCCCTGGGCTGAGGAATTCGTTCCCCCCTCGCTCTCCAACAGTAATGGCGTCAACGGGCAGCACTACTCTAGCAACGGCTCCAGTTTGTCTAATGGTGGTCGGAATGGGCAGTTTAATGGTGGAGCCGGAGGGCGTCGG AAGAACTACAATCAAGGGAAACGGAGGGTTAATAGTCGGACAAGTGTGGCCCAGCGAGAAGAAATTATTCGCAGGACAGTATATGTATCTGATATAGATCAACAG GTCACTGAGGAGCAGCTTGCTGCGCTCTTTGTCAATTGTGGTCAG GTCGTTGATTGTCGTATTTGTGGTGACCCTAATTCTGTTCTTCGCTTTGCCTTCATTGAGTTCACTGATGAAG ATGGTGCAAGGGCTGCTTTAAACTTGTCAGGGACAATGCTCGGGTTCTATCCTGTGAGGGTGCTGCCCTCAAAAACTGCTATTGCTCCAGTTAATCCAACCTTCTTGCCTCGG AATGAAGATGAGCGGGAAATGTGCACAAGAACCATATACTGTACGAATATTGATAAGAAG GTTACCCTGGCAGATGTCAAGCTTTTCTTTGAATCTCTTTGTGGAGAG GTCTATCGCCTGAGGTTGCTTGGAGACTATCACCACTCTACTCGTATTGCTTTTGTTGAGTTTGTAATG GCTGAAAGTGCAATCCTTGCTCTCAATTGTAGTGGTGTAGTTCTTGGATCATTGCCTATAAG GGTCAGTCCATCGAAAACGCCTGTTCGGCCCCGAGCTCCTCGGCTTCCTATACACTGA
- the LOC116205522 gene encoding polyadenylate-binding protein-interacting protein 11 isoform X2: MAIVENSVVDLGRGFEKAPPPQLDPPDQDQAAYLPPRLDQQPPPLYGNHHSLQAGSNGHHNNHHVSAGGGGDKESNGGQLMGEKLNGDMRELQDLFSKLNPWAEEFVPPSLSNSNGVNGQHYSSNGSSLSNGGRNGQFNGGAGGRRNYNQGKRRVNSRTSVAQREEIIRRTVYVSDIDQQVTEEQLAALFVNCGQVVDCRICGDPNSVLRFAFIEFTDEDGARAALNLSGTMLGFYPVRVLPSKTAIAPVNPTFLPRNEDEREMCTRTIYCTNIDKKVTLADVKLFFESLCGEVYRLRLLGDYHHSTRIAFVEFVMAESAILALNCSGVVLGSLPIRVSPSKTPVRPRAPRLPIH, translated from the exons ATGGCCATTGTCGAGAACTCCGTGGTGGATTTGGGCAGGGGCTTCGAGAAGGCTCCTCCACCGCAGCTTGACCCGCCCGATCAGGACCAGGCCGCTTACCTCCCGCCGCGCCTGGATCAGCAGCCGCCGCCGCTTTACGGCAACCACCACTCTCTCCAGGCTGGGTCCAACGGCCACCACAACAACCACCACGTTTCTGCCGGTGGCGGAGGGGACAAGGAGAGCAATGGGGGGCAGCTCATGGGCGAGAAGCTGAATGGGGACATGAGGGAGCTGCAGGACCTCTTCTCTAAGCTCAATCCCTGGGCTGAGGAATTCGTTCCCCCCTCGCTCTCCAACAGTAATGGCGTCAACGGGCAGCACTACTCTAGCAACGGCTCCAGTTTGTCTAATGGTGGTCGGAATGGGCAGTTTAATGGTGGAGCCGGAGGGCGTCGG AACTACAATCAAGGGAAACGGAGGGTTAATAGTCGGACAAGTGTGGCCCAGCGAGAAGAAATTATTCGCAGGACAGTATATGTATCTGATATAGATCAACAG GTCACTGAGGAGCAGCTTGCTGCGCTCTTTGTCAATTGTGGTCAG GTCGTTGATTGTCGTATTTGTGGTGACCCTAATTCTGTTCTTCGCTTTGCCTTCATTGAGTTCACTGATGAAG ATGGTGCAAGGGCTGCTTTAAACTTGTCAGGGACAATGCTCGGGTTCTATCCTGTGAGGGTGCTGCCCTCAAAAACTGCTATTGCTCCAGTTAATCCAACCTTCTTGCCTCGG AATGAAGATGAGCGGGAAATGTGCACAAGAACCATATACTGTACGAATATTGATAAGAAG GTTACCCTGGCAGATGTCAAGCTTTTCTTTGAATCTCTTTGTGGAGAG GTCTATCGCCTGAGGTTGCTTGGAGACTATCACCACTCTACTCGTATTGCTTTTGTTGAGTTTGTAATG GCTGAAAGTGCAATCCTTGCTCTCAATTGTAGTGGTGTAGTTCTTGGATCATTGCCTATAAG GGTCAGTCCATCGAAAACGCCTGTTCGGCCCCGAGCTCCTCGGCTTCCTATACACTGA